The following are encoded together in the Desulfococcus multivorans genome:
- a CDS encoding fumarate reductase/succinate dehydrogenase flavoprotein subunit, translated as MQLDAKIPSGPIQDKWDKHRFDLKLVNPANKRKYDIIVVGTGLAGGAAAATLAELGYNVKNFCIQDSPRRAHSIAAQGGINAAKNYQNDGDSIWRLFYDTVKGGDFRAREANVYRLAQVSRNIIDQGVAQGIPFAREYGGQLANRSFGGAQVSRTFYARGQTGQQLLLGAYASLSRQIAAGKVKMYPRREMLDLVLVGGKARGIVTRNLINGEIETYAAHAVVLATGGYGNVFFLSTNAMNCNVNASYRCYRRGAFFGNPCYTQIHPTCIPVHGDYQSKLTLMSESLRNDGRVWVPKKPGDKRAPGDIPESERFYYLEEKYPSFGNLVPRDVASRNAKEQCDQGRGVGETGLAVYLDFRDAIERDGRNVIAKKYGNLFQMYEKITAQDPYQMPMMIYPAVHYTMGGLWVDYNLMTTVPGLFAAGECNFSDHGANRLGASALMQGLADGYFVIPYTLGGYLAGESHEIVTTDHPAFKDTLGQVSDRINKLMSINGKRTVDDFHKKLGHILWEYCGMARNNDGLDKARGMIQELRSEFWENVRVPGETRNINQSLEKAGRVADFLEFAELMVVDARHRQESCGGHFNEEFQTEEGEALRDDDNFCYAAAWEDRGPGEDPVLHKEPLEFEYVKLTQRSYK; from the coding sequence ATGCAGCTTGATGCCAAGATTCCGAGCGGTCCCATCCAGGATAAATGGGACAAACATCGTTTTGATCTCAAACTCGTCAATCCCGCCAACAAAAGAAAATACGACATTATCGTCGTCGGCACCGGCCTGGCCGGGGGTGCCGCCGCTGCGACGCTTGCCGAGTTGGGGTACAATGTCAAGAACTTCTGCATTCAGGACAGCCCGAGAAGGGCTCACAGTATCGCGGCCCAGGGCGGCATCAATGCCGCTAAAAATTACCAGAATGACGGTGACTCCATCTGGCGGTTGTTCTACGATACGGTCAAAGGAGGCGATTTCCGGGCACGTGAGGCCAACGTGTATCGCCTGGCCCAGGTCAGCCGGAACATCATTGACCAAGGTGTGGCCCAGGGCATCCCTTTTGCCCGGGAATACGGCGGTCAACTGGCCAACCGTTCCTTCGGCGGCGCCCAGGTCTCCAGAACCTTCTATGCCCGCGGCCAGACGGGGCAGCAGCTGCTGTTGGGGGCGTATGCCTCTCTTTCCCGGCAGATCGCGGCCGGCAAGGTAAAGATGTATCCCCGGCGGGAGATGCTCGATCTGGTGCTCGTCGGCGGCAAGGCCAGGGGTATCGTGACCCGGAACCTGATCAACGGCGAGATCGAGACATACGCAGCTCATGCGGTGGTATTGGCCACCGGCGGATACGGGAATGTCTTTTTCCTCTCCACCAATGCCATGAACTGTAACGTCAACGCCTCCTACCGATGTTATCGTCGAGGCGCTTTCTTCGGCAACCCCTGTTACACTCAAATCCATCCCACCTGCATTCCCGTCCATGGCGACTATCAATCGAAGCTCACCCTCATGAGCGAGAGTCTCCGGAACGACGGTCGGGTGTGGGTTCCCAAAAAACCGGGCGACAAGCGGGCCCCCGGTGACATTCCCGAATCCGAGCGCTTTTACTATCTCGAGGAGAAATATCCAAGCTTCGGCAACCTGGTGCCTCGAGACGTCGCATCTCGAAACGCCAAAGAACAGTGTGATCAGGGGCGGGGTGTCGGCGAGACCGGCCTGGCCGTCTACCTCGATTTCCGGGACGCCATAGAGCGGGACGGCCGAAACGTCATCGCCAAGAAATACGGCAACTTGTTCCAGATGTACGAAAAGATAACGGCTCAGGATCCCTATCAGATGCCGATGATGATCTATCCGGCGGTTCACTACACCATGGGGGGCCTTTGGGTCGATTACAATCTGATGACTACCGTCCCGGGTCTGTTCGCCGCGGGTGAGTGCAATTTTTCCGATCACGGTGCCAACCGGTTGGGCGCCAGTGCTCTGATGCAAGGCCTGGCGGACGGCTATTTTGTCATCCCGTATACCCTCGGCGGATACCTTGCCGGTGAATCCCATGAGATCGTCACCACCGATCATCCGGCCTTCAAGGATACCCTCGGTCAGGTGAGCGACCGTATCAACAAGCTCATGTCCATCAACGGCAAGCGGACCGTGGACGATTTTCACAAAAAACTCGGCCATATCCTGTGGGAATATTGCGGCATGGCCCGGAACAACGACGGTCTCGACAAGGCGAGAGGCATGATTCAGGAACTTCGTTCGGAATTCTGGGAAAATGTTCGGGTTCCCGGCGAGACCCGGAATATTAACCAGAGCCTTGAAAAAGCCGGCCGTGTGGCCGATTTTCTCGAGTTCGCCGAACTGATGGTCGTTGATGCCCGCCATCGTCAGGAATCCTGCGGTGGCCACTTCAACGAGGAGTTCCAGACCGAAGAGGGCGAGGCGCTTCGGGACGATGACAATTTCTGCTATGCCGCCGCCTGGGAAGATCGAGGACCGGGCGAGGACCCCGTACTCCACAAAGAGCCCCTGGAATTTGAATACGTCAAACTAACGCAAAGGAGCTACAAGTGA
- a CDS encoding succinate dehydrogenase cytochrome b subunit, with amino-acid sequence MNWIAKTVGTSIGKKLFMALTGLGFIGFLSGHLAGNLTIYGGKDAFNSYAEHLHSLGPLITLMELGLLTFAVVHVGVGLYLFYQNYTARPVRYAVNKSGGGRTIGSQTMPYTGILMLLFIIFHLLNFHFVDKTHTTIFEIVSNAFSNPLYVITYVAAMIVVAVHVSHGFWSAFQTLGANHPKYMPIIHVAGIAFSILVGVGFGFIPIYVSILA; translated from the coding sequence ATGAATTGGATTGCAAAGACTGTGGGAACTTCCATCGGGAAGAAGCTCTTCATGGCCCTTACCGGCCTGGGCTTCATCGGGTTCCTGTCGGGACATCTTGCCGGAAACCTGACCATTTATGGGGGAAAGGATGCCTTTAACAGCTACGCGGAACACCTCCATTCCCTGGGTCCCCTGATTACCCTGATGGAGTTGGGGCTCCTGACCTTCGCCGTTGTCCATGTGGGTGTCGGGCTCTACCTCTTCTACCAGAACTACACGGCAAGACCGGTTCGCTATGCCGTCAACAAAAGCGGCGGAGGACGCACCATCGGCTCCCAAACCATGCCCTATACCGGTATCCTGATGCTGCTTTTCATCATTTTTCACCTGCTGAACTTTCATTTCGTCGACAAAACCCACACCACGATCTTTGAAATTGTTTCAAATGCCTTTTCCAATCCCCTGTATGTGATCACTTATGTCGCCGCCATGATTGTCGTCGCCGTCCACGTCAGCCACGGTTTCTGGAGCGCCTTCCAGACTCTTGGCGCCAACCATCCCAAATACATGCCGATCATCCATGTGGCGGGTATCGCGTTCAGCATTCTCGTCGGCGTCGGCTTCGGCTTCATTCCGATTTATGTTTCCATTCTTGCCTAA
- a CDS encoding HD domain-containing protein, which translates to MRTIVNLLFEAKMLKEIPRSGYHFLGAGEESVAEHSFMITFIAYAMAEMDPSVDALKLISMCLIHDLPEARTGDLNYVQKNYVSSNEAKAVRHTIKDLPFGSSIAGLIEEFRSGETRESLLAHDADQIAFILDLKALMDIGHSPPQKWLPTVLQRLKTETGKLLAQKIMETEWDEWWLKNYVDRPE; encoded by the coding sequence ATGAGAACAATTGTAAACTTGTTGTTTGAAGCAAAAATGTTGAAGGAAATTCCCCGGTCGGGATACCATTTTCTGGGTGCCGGAGAGGAGTCTGTGGCGGAACATTCTTTCATGATCACCTTCATCGCGTATGCCATGGCGGAAATGGATCCAAGCGTCGACGCCCTGAAGCTGATTTCCATGTGTCTGATCCACGATCTCCCCGAAGCCCGAACCGGAGATCTCAACTACGTGCAAAAAAACTATGTGTCATCCAACGAGGCCAAAGCGGTCCGTCATACGATAAAGGACCTTCCTTTCGGTTCGAGTATAGCCGGGTTGATCGAAGAGTTCCGATCCGGTGAAACCCGGGAATCGCTTCTGGCCCATGACGCGGATCAAATCGCCTTCATACTCGATTTGAAGGCGCTTATGGACATCGGGCACTCGCCGCCCCAAAAATGGCTTCCTACGGTATTGCAGCGCCTCAAGACGGAAACGGGGAAATTGCTGGCCCAAAAGATCATGGAGACGGAGTGGGATGAATGGTGGCTCAAAAATTATGTTGACAGACCGGAGTGA
- the tolQ gene encoding protein TolQ, translated as MTNNLDILHIVAEAGYMVQLVLLLLLFFSLTSWTIILIKYLYMRRAFRQSEAFTDIFWESRDLSLAYKEARILDGSPLARVFSIGYVELKKLRQSNNKSTGEDGNSLIEKFTGIDNVKRALRRAITTETTRMTQMIPFLATAGNTTPFIGLFGTVWGIMESFRGIGQSGTASLAVVAPGISEALVATAAGLAVAIPAVIAFNYFMQRIRVMESELQSFAADFLNIIEIDILPAKGKR; from the coding sequence ATGACCAACAATCTGGATATTCTTCATATTGTCGCGGAGGCCGGTTACATGGTCCAACTCGTCCTCCTTCTGCTCCTCTTTTTCTCACTGACATCCTGGACCATCATCCTCATCAAGTACCTTTATATGCGCAGAGCTTTCAGACAATCGGAAGCCTTCACAGACATTTTCTGGGAAAGCCGAGATTTGTCCCTTGCTTATAAGGAGGCCAGAATTCTGGACGGCAGCCCCCTGGCGAGGGTCTTCAGCATCGGATACGTCGAACTCAAAAAACTCCGCCAGTCAAACAACAAATCCACCGGTGAAGACGGGAATTCGCTCATCGAAAAATTTACCGGCATCGACAACGTCAAGCGCGCCCTGAGACGTGCCATCACCACCGAGACCACCCGCATGACCCAGATGATCCCATTCCTGGCGACGGCGGGCAACACGACACCGTTTATCGGACTTTTCGGAACGGTTTGGGGGATCATGGAATCCTTTCGGGGTATCGGGCAAAGCGGCACGGCCAGTCTGGCGGTGGTCGCGCCCGGCATATCCGAAGCCCTCGTGGCCACGGCGGCCGGGTTGGCGGTGGCCATTCCGGCCGTTATCGCCTTCAACTATTTCATGCAGCGCATCCGGGTGATGGAATCGGAGCTTCAGAGTTTTGCCGCCGACTTTCTGAACATCATCGAAATCGACATTCTTCCGGCAAAGGGTAAACGATAA
- a CDS encoding ExbD/TolR family protein, protein MAIESNSDRLMSDINVTPFVDVMLVLLIIFMVSAPMMTQGVDVALPEAVSKALPSDAEQLMVTVDAQNTIFINDYEVSLDSLQEKLIKILDGSHDRQVYFRADKDIAYGMAVRVMSEIKGAGVEKLGMVTEPLGTNRDTSGKKAAASPTDTDRMSRTGIKPDAKRKNAASKDRV, encoded by the coding sequence ATGGCCATTGAAAGCAACAGCGACCGTCTGATGTCCGACATCAACGTCACGCCTTTCGTGGACGTGATGCTGGTGCTGCTGATCATTTTCATGGTATCGGCTCCGATGATGACCCAGGGGGTGGATGTTGCCCTTCCGGAGGCAGTGTCGAAGGCCCTCCCCTCCGATGCCGAGCAGCTGATGGTGACGGTCGACGCCCAGAACACGATTTTCATCAACGATTATGAGGTTTCCCTTGATTCCCTGCAGGAGAAACTGATAAAAATTCTCGATGGATCCCATGACCGTCAGGTCTATTTCCGGGCCGACAAGGACATCGCCTACGGTATGGCTGTTCGGGTCATGTCTGAGATCAAAGGCGCCGGTGTGGAAAAGCTGGGGATGGTGACGGAACCTCTCGGCACCAACCGGGACACCTCCGGCAAAAAGGCCGCCGCATCCCCGACGGATACGGACAGGATGTCCCGCACGGGGATAAAGCCTGACGCGAAACGAAAGAACGCCGCGTCCAAAGATAGAGTTTAA
- a CDS encoding cell envelope integrity protein TolA, translated as MKERSRENRSPFNGHTVDTRILTSSFIGSVLVHAILFGMLFVGFDRKPKIEAPPAAINVTMISPGELPQSGPPAGARTKNRKSVPEAPVVTSEDPDVMASEEPDTAVEAPEPPSHAETAPARQPEVSEAPEPVVKKPTLKKPADIPKPMPPTSKEQVVIKEAPKVENTPPVKTATPKKPKTAEPKTVVEPKPDMTDEKPKTAASKPKAAQSEPKVIKPGNETRKTAGTRKSAVTPSADRAESIKEAIEKVKARTRQGSGSGSGSGSGGTALAAKGTGAGSGGSDRTGRGAVSGKGAAGGMMGGISDIYKAQISYQIERNWAFSANLAAGRKDLKTILVITILPTGKIQNLWYEQRSGNNFLDQSAYNAVMKSDPLPPLPKGLSEYTIALVFTPTGLN; from the coding sequence ATGAAAGAACGTTCCAGAGAAAACCGGTCTCCCTTCAACGGTCATACCGTCGACACCCGCATCCTCACTTCGTCCTTTATCGGATCCGTCCTGGTTCATGCGATACTCTTCGGCATGCTCTTTGTCGGCTTTGACCGCAAACCGAAAATCGAGGCACCCCCGGCGGCCATCAACGTCACCATGATCTCTCCCGGCGAGCTTCCCCAGTCGGGACCTCCCGCAGGCGCGCGGACGAAAAACAGGAAGTCGGTGCCTGAGGCGCCCGTGGTAACATCGGAGGACCCTGACGTCATGGCGTCCGAGGAGCCCGATACCGCCGTCGAAGCACCGGAACCGCCGTCACATGCGGAAACGGCGCCGGCTCGGCAGCCCGAGGTATCGGAAGCGCCGGAGCCCGTCGTCAAAAAGCCGACACTCAAAAAGCCTGCGGACATCCCCAAGCCGATGCCCCCCACATCCAAGGAGCAGGTGGTCATCAAAGAGGCTCCAAAAGTTGAAAATACACCTCCGGTCAAGACTGCAACGCCGAAAAAGCCGAAAACCGCGGAACCGAAAACCGTTGTTGAGCCTAAACCCGATATGACGGATGAAAAGCCAAAAACCGCGGCGTCCAAACCCAAGGCGGCCCAATCCGAGCCCAAGGTGATCAAGCCCGGTAATGAAACCCGGAAGACCGCCGGGACTCGGAAGTCGGCCGTAACGCCATCGGCCGATCGGGCGGAATCCATTAAAGAGGCGATCGAGAAAGTCAAGGCACGGACCAGGCAAGGATCCGGGTCCGGCTCTGGATCCGGATCCGGGGGCACTGCCCTTGCCGCCAAGGGGACCGGCGCCGGCAGCGGCGGGAGTGATCGGACCGGCCGGGGGGCCGTCAGCGGAAAAGGAGCGGCCGGAGGGATGATGGGCGGCATCAGTGATATCTACAAGGCCCAGATATCCTATCAAATCGAGCGAAATTGGGCTTTTTCGGCCAATCTTGCCGCCGGAAGGAAGGACCTTAAAACAATCCTCGTCATTACCATTCTCCCGACGGGGAAGATTCAAAATCTCTGGTACGAACAACGCTCAGGCAATAATTTCCTGGATCAGTCCGCCTATAATGCGGTCATGAAGTCCGACCCGCTGCCGCCGCTGCCGAAGGGACTTTCGGAGTACACTATTGCCTTGGTATTCACCCCCACGGGATTGAACTGA
- the tolB gene encoding Tol-Pal system beta propeller repeat protein TolB, which yields MIKDVCKTVLMGVVFWLASLSVASAQYDYIDIRNPSLKKIPIAIPAFRVSPTDSAVALKSSNQVAEYLDFTGFFKILDRGMFLMDPQNPETDRATVKFQNWKTIGAELLVTGNILTQGDLVDMELRLFDPFKGEMLIGKRYKGWKKDMPQMLRRFCSEIIYLLTGSWGVFDSRIAFVSTATGHKEVFTCDFDGSNPKQMTRFKSITLTPAWGMDGSWIAYTSYAKGRPDLYILNPTGKQGTIVSKKGLNTTPAWVPGQFKLAATFSFSGDQDIYLLTGDGKIIKQLTENWGIDTSPTFSPDGRRMAFVSNRSGTPQIYIKDIGSGKVERLTYEGRYNTQPNWSPRGDKICYTTIEGGEINIHAMDLKTRQAARLTYHAGKNEAPSWSPDGTLIVFSSNREKGISRIYVMTAYGTDQRRLIQMGGEQFTPSWSPKAAGN from the coding sequence ATGATAAAAGACGTATGCAAGACAGTATTGATGGGCGTGGTGTTCTGGCTCGCCTCTCTGAGCGTTGCTTCGGCCCAGTATGACTATATCGACATCCGGAATCCGTCACTCAAAAAAATTCCCATCGCCATACCCGCCTTTCGGGTTTCGCCGACGGACTCGGCAGTCGCTTTGAAAAGCTCGAACCAGGTTGCCGAATACCTCGATTTCACCGGTTTTTTTAAGATCCTGGACCGAGGGATGTTTTTGATGGATCCCCAGAATCCGGAAACCGACCGGGCGACCGTCAAGTTTCAAAACTGGAAGACCATCGGTGCGGAATTATTGGTCACCGGGAACATCCTGACACAGGGAGATCTTGTCGATATGGAGCTGCGGCTCTTTGATCCCTTCAAGGGAGAAATGCTGATCGGCAAACGGTACAAAGGGTGGAAAAAGGACATGCCCCAAATGCTGCGCCGTTTCTGCAGCGAGATCATTTATCTGCTGACCGGGAGTTGGGGGGTCTTCGACAGCAGAATCGCGTTCGTCTCCACGGCAACGGGCCACAAGGAGGTTTTCACCTGCGATTTTGACGGCAGCAATCCCAAACAGATGACGCGATTCAAATCCATTACGCTGACGCCGGCATGGGGAATGGACGGTTCGTGGATAGCTTACACTTCCTATGCCAAGGGCCGACCCGATCTTTACATCCTCAATCCCACTGGAAAACAGGGCACCATCGTCTCAAAAAAAGGATTGAACACCACGCCCGCCTGGGTACCGGGTCAGTTCAAGCTTGCGGCGACCTTTTCCTTTTCGGGAGATCAGGATATTTATCTGTTGACCGGCGACGGGAAAATCATTAAACAGCTGACAGAGAACTGGGGTATCGACACCTCTCCGACCTTTTCACCCGACGGTCGCAGGATGGCCTTTGTTTCAAACCGTTCAGGAACTCCTCAGATCTACATCAAGGACATCGGATCCGGAAAAGTCGAGCGCCTGACCTATGAGGGGAGATACAATACCCAGCCCAACTGGTCGCCTAGAGGAGACAAAATCTGTTATACAACCATTGAAGGCGGAGAAATCAATATCCATGCCATGGATCTGAAAACCCGTCAGGCGGCACGGTTAACCTATCATGCAGGTAAAAACGAAGCCCCGTCATGGTCGCCCGACGGCACCCTGATCGTTTTCAGTTCAAATCGAGAAAAAGGGATATCCCGGATATACGTCATGACGGCATACGGAACAGATCAACGACGTCTGATCCAGATGGGCGGGGAGCAATTCACGCCAAGTTGGTCCCCTAAAGCCGCCGGAAACTGA
- the pal gene encoding peptidoglycan-associated lipoprotein Pal — protein sequence MRGKWWIILAVFLVIPGLLTTTSCSKKMVKSDGMTMAGEGAVSDEASAGDTGYAQGGLDQGGLDEEGLTPEQRRAKEQFLNEHIYFEFDSDILSGEAQSILMKKAEYLQDNPNRSVTIEGHCDERGTTEYNLALGDRRAQSVKRYLETLGVAASRMTPVSYGEESPADPGHDEEAWAKNRRAQFVFN from the coding sequence ATGCGTGGGAAATGGTGGATCATTCTGGCTGTTTTTCTGGTCATTCCCGGTCTGTTGACAACGACGTCCTGTTCCAAAAAAATGGTCAAGAGCGATGGCATGACCATGGCGGGAGAAGGTGCTGTTTCCGACGAGGCATCCGCAGGCGATACAGGCTACGCTCAGGGAGGGCTTGATCAGGGAGGCCTTGATGAGGAAGGTCTGACCCCCGAGCAACGGCGGGCTAAAGAGCAGTTCCTGAACGAGCACATTTATTTCGAATTCGACAGTGATATTCTCTCCGGCGAAGCCCAGTCCATCCTGATGAAAAAAGCGGAATATCTGCAGGACAATCCGAACCGGAGCGTCACCATCGAAGGCCACTGTGACGAGAGAGGCACCACCGAGTACAACCTGGCATTGGGAGATCGCCGCGCCCAGAGCGTCAAAAGATATCTCGAGACATTGGGAGTTGCAGCATCACGGATGACGCCCGTCAGCTACGGCGAGGAAAGCCCTGCCGATCCAGGCCATGACGAAGAAGCCTGGGCAAAGAATCGACGCGCGCAGTTCGTCTTCAATTAA
- the ybgF gene encoding tol-pal system protein YbgF, with translation MKPIRMTCLATTLICGMMGCASQSDIRILEDRVIALERRNLELQQQTTEDIDAKAAALRNQSASLQVATDQVRNEIQALDGKLEETRYQLTEQTRTSEDVSRRLTRIEDILQIPVSDMASGSTVSGSNAPSPSAPTTPATQGAAAIAATENELYQTAKQAFDRGDFDQARQGFQELLLQYPNARNGDSAQFWIGETFYRQKEYEQAILEYQTVIEKYPSGKKVQAAFLKQGFAFAGMGDKANARLILQELIEKYPGSSEAKIARQKLSTL, from the coding sequence ATGAAACCAATCCGGATGACATGTCTGGCGACCACCCTGATTTGCGGAATGATGGGTTGCGCAAGCCAAAGCGATATCAGAATTCTTGAAGACCGGGTGATAGCCCTCGAGCGGCGAAACCTGGAACTTCAACAGCAAACCACGGAAGATATTGATGCCAAGGCGGCGGCATTGAGAAATCAGTCCGCCAGTCTCCAGGTGGCAACAGATCAGGTCCGAAATGAAATCCAGGCCCTTGACGGAAAACTCGAGGAAACCCGCTATCAGCTCACGGAACAGACGCGGACCTCGGAAGATGTTTCCCGGCGGCTCACACGGATTGAGGACATTCTCCAGATTCCGGTTTCCGATATGGCCTCAGGATCTACTGTTTCCGGGAGCAACGCACCTTCTCCGAGTGCTCCCACTACGCCCGCAACCCAAGGAGCAGCCGCGATCGCCGCCACTGAAAACGAACTCTACCAAACGGCCAAGCAGGCCTTTGACCGAGGAGATTTCGATCAAGCCCGCCAAGGCTTTCAAGAGTTGCTCCTGCAATACCCCAACGCCAGGAATGGAGACAGCGCGCAGTTCTGGATCGGTGAAACCTTTTACCGACAAAAGGAATACGAGCAGGCCATACTGGAATATCAGACGGTGATCGAAAAATATCCCAGCGGGAAAAAGGTTCAGGCAGCTTTTTTGAAACAGGGATTCGCCTTCGCCGGCATGGGAGACAAGGCCAATGCACGGCTGATCCTCCAGGAGTTGATCGAGAAATATCCGGGCTCGAGCGAAGCCAAAATCGCTCGCCAGAAATTGAGCACCCTCTGA
- a CDS encoding crossover junction endodeoxyribonuclease RuvC, protein MFTVIGIDPGLADTGIGVVRGRGMTVNGYAYGSISTLRSQMLADRLERIYTKLSTVLREEQPDLMIVEDVFSLERFPKSGITLGKVTGVILLAGRQADIPIREIPVREAKKVLTGNGGADKAQLEMAVRRILGRSIRIKPFHASDALALALIGLFRHDSRTCQDR, encoded by the coding sequence ATGTTCACGGTGATCGGTATCGATCCCGGTCTGGCGGATACGGGAATCGGTGTCGTCAGAGGGCGAGGAATGACGGTGAACGGATATGCCTACGGCAGTATATCCACACTGCGCTCACAAATGCTTGCAGACCGTTTGGAAAGAATTTATACCAAACTTTCGACGGTCCTTCGCGAAGAACAGCCGGATTTGATGATCGTCGAAGATGTTTTTTCCCTTGAAAGATTTCCCAAATCCGGCATCACCCTTGGAAAGGTCACCGGAGTGATTCTGCTGGCCGGCCGGCAGGCTGATATTCCCATAAGGGAAATTCCGGTTCGGGAGGCCAAAAAGGTGCTCACGGGAAACGGCGGTGCCGACAAGGCTCAGTTGGAAATGGCCGTACGCCGTATTCTGGGAAGATCGATCCGGATTAAACCCTTTCATGCCTCCGACGCGCTTGCCCTGGCACTCATCGGTTTGTTCAGACACGACTCCCGAACATGTCAGGATCGTTGA